The genomic stretch GGAGCTGCTCGTAAGGGACGCTCGCGAACTCGGCCGCCCCGTCGAACTCGTCCGCGCGGGCCGGGTCGTCCTGGCTTCCAACGAGGCGGAATGGGGGGCCGTCCAGGAGTTCGTCGCCACCCGACGGCAGGAAGGGGTGGAGGCCGAGCTCCTCTCCCAAGACGAACTCCGCAGGCTTGAGCCGGGACTCGGAGACGGGTTCGTGGGGGCGGCGTTTGTCCCCGGGGACGGGCACGTGAACCCGTTCCTGCTCACGCACGCCTACGCCGTCGCCGCCCGGCGGCTGGGGGCAGAGATCCGTGTGGGGGTCGAGGCGCTCCGCGTGGAAGTGTCCGGTGAGCGAGTCACCGGCGTCGCCACCCAGGCCGGCCCGATCGCCGCGTCCCGCGTCGTCGTCGCTGCGGGCGCATGGTCCGGCGCGCTGGTCGCTCCGCTGGGCACGGCCATCCCCATCCGCCCCGGCCGCGGCCAGATGCTCGTGACCGAGGCCCTGCCCCCGCTGACCCAGAGGGTCCTCCGCACGGAGGAGATCGGAATCCGCCAAGATATCCACGGCCACATGATCATCGGGAGCACGGTGGAGGACGTGGGGTACAGCCGCGAGGTGACGCTCCCGGTCCTCTCCCAGTTTTCCCGCCTCGCCATCGCCCTGATGCCGGCGCTCAAAGACGCCCGGATCATCCGGACGTGGGCGGGCCTCAGGCCGATGACGCCGGACAGTGTGGCGATCATCGACACCGTCTCGGGGGTCG from bacterium encodes the following:
- a CDS encoding FAD-dependent oxidoreductase, which translates into the protein MDTTDTIIIGGGIIGCACAYYLAAQGIRSIILERRGIATEASGANAGMIGASSGIPGRTLLHTKKSWELLVRDARELGRPVELVRAGRVVLASNEAEWGAVQEFVATRRQEGVEAELLSQDELRRLEPGLGDGFVGAAFVPGDGHVNPFLLTHAYAVAARRLGAEIRVGVEALRVEVSGERVTGVATQAGPIAASRVVVAAGAWSGALVAPLGTAIPIRPGRGQMLVTEALPPLTQRVLRTEEIGIRQDIHGHMIIGSTVEDVGYSREVTLPVLSQFSRLAIALMPALKDARIIRTWAGLRPMTPDSVAIIDTVSGVEGLFLAAGHSRTGVTYAPVTAWLITQLVTEGRTDLPLDPFRLGRFPAPVAQHV